The proteins below come from a single Desulfovibrio inopinatus DSM 10711 genomic window:
- a CDS encoding cache domain-containing protein: protein MSMLEVERENLLKMMPAVSVYKEKLKTFDRQWVKITLTGKINSNRVASTLIDFMETTQNKFLSLQENLIHELVNKNCEKITQEMTNLSQVAIDILKRNLFERTADVGFLATDDDIVQFLIEGNSSTEHTNDIENRLREYQEKYTVYEEIIIFDNSGNVCAHLDKSSDIRTSHDPVLSQAALHDGYIETFNASDMRPSQERALIYSHRIVHPEYGTPLGTLCLCFDFAGEMDGIYKQLIQKERIIICILNDQGHVISSSDPQTVPLDSHQSMVLGKEFQLVRIDNTLYLAKTAETNGYQGFFGLPWFGHILYPLELAFGKRNGLDVATSCDVRNTNLFAGSLRQIDEDADDILSDLGLVVLNGEVMAAKQIVNADPVICQEANALPPVLDAIHQVGEHIRDLFSESISSLLNTVLSSRLDDMKFQASLAIDIMDRNLYERANDCRWWALNSTFRRILSQSSITEADKKRLEDILEYINSLYTVYTNLILFDATGHVVAASSKNSAVFFGDKLSSDYIRRCLGLSASHEYCVSKFKTFEEARIGNQPSPFTYIYNAAVFHEHIPGHAVGGIALVFDSGPQFKAMLNDALPRNEDGRIQDGSLAFFLDRHKRIISSTSEAWNPGDKFPIEEQYVCIDNGNLCSDMVTIDGKNYILGCTMSNGYREYKRDGIYTNDVLAAVLVEV from the coding sequence ATGAGTATGCTTGAGGTTGAAAGAGAAAATCTTCTTAAAATGATGCCTGCTGTTTCTGTATATAAAGAGAAACTAAAAACATTTGATAGGCAATGGGTGAAGATAACACTCACAGGAAAAATAAATTCCAATAGAGTTGCCTCCACATTGATAGATTTCATGGAGACAACGCAAAACAAGTTTTTATCATTGCAGGAGAACCTTATTCACGAGTTAGTGAATAAAAATTGTGAAAAAATTACGCAGGAAATGACGAACCTTTCACAGGTTGCCATCGACATTTTAAAACGCAACCTTTTTGAAAGGACTGCAGATGTTGGCTTTTTGGCAACGGATGATGATATTGTTCAATTCTTAATTGAGGGGAATTCGAGCACAGAGCACACCAATGACATTGAAAATCGTCTCCGCGAGTACCAAGAGAAATACACGGTCTATGAAGAAATCATAATTTTTGACAATTCCGGAAATGTTTGTGCACATCTCGACAAGAGCTCAGATATACGCACCAGTCATGATCCCGTCCTTTCGCAAGCCGCCTTGCATGATGGATATATTGAAACCTTCAACGCATCGGATATGCGACCGTCACAAGAACGTGCCCTCATCTATTCCCATCGCATTGTTCACCCCGAATATGGGACACCGCTGGGAACGCTCTGTTTATGCTTTGATTTTGCGGGGGAAATGGACGGCATCTACAAGCAGCTTATCCAAAAAGAACGCATCATTATCTGCATTCTCAACGACCAAGGACACGTCATTTCAAGCAGTGATCCTCAAACAGTACCGCTTGATTCCCACCAATCCATGGTGCTGGGGAAAGAATTCCAGCTCGTAAGAATCGACAATACCCTCTATTTGGCAAAAACAGCAGAAACAAACGGCTACCAAGGATTCTTTGGACTCCCTTGGTTTGGTCACATTCTGTATCCCCTTGAGCTCGCTTTCGGCAAAAGAAATGGCCTCGACGTTGCCACATCGTGTGATGTCCGCAACACCAATCTCTTTGCCGGCTCACTCCGACAAATCGATGAGGACGCCGATGATATACTGAGTGATCTTGGCCTGGTTGTTTTGAATGGCGAGGTCATGGCGGCCAAACAGATTGTCAATGCAGATCCCGTCATCTGTCAGGAGGCCAATGCACTCCCCCCGGTCCTCGACGCCATTCACCAAGTCGGCGAACATATTCGTGACTTGTTCTCGGAATCGATATCGAGTTTGCTCAACACCGTGCTCTCCTCCCGGCTTGATGATATGAAGTTCCAAGCGTCGTTGGCCATCGATATTATGGACCGAAACCTCTACGAACGCGCCAATGATTGCCGCTGGTGGGCGCTGAATTCAACGTTTCGGCGAATTCTGTCGCAAAGCTCCATCACAGAGGCAGACAAAAAGCGCTTGGAAGATATATTGGAGTATATCAACTCGCTCTATACGGTCTATACGAATCTTATTTTGTTTGATGCCACTGGACACGTTGTTGCCGCATCATCAAAAAACTCTGCCGTCTTTTTTGGAGATAAGTTGTCCTCCGACTACATTAGGCGGTGTTTGGGGTTATCGGCATCACACGAATATTGTGTTTCGAAATTCAAAACATTCGAAGAGGCTCGCATCGGCAACCAACCTTCGCCGTTCACCTATATTTACAATGCTGCCGTCTTTCATGAACACATTCCCGGCCACGCTGTCGGAGGAATTGCCTTAGTATTTGACAGCGGCCCGCAATTCAAAGCCATGTTGAATGATGCATTACCACGCAATGAGGACGGACGTATCCAAGACGGCTCCCTCGCCTTCTTTCTCGATCGTCACAAACGCATTATCAGCTCAACCTCGGAGGCGTGGAATCCAGGAGACAAGTTCCCCATCGAAGAACAATACGTCTGCATCGACAACGGGAATCTCTGTTCCGATATGGTCACAATTGATGGAAAAAACTACATCCTCGGCTGCACCATGTCGAACGGCTACAGAGAATACAAGCGCGATGGCATCTATACAAATGATGTATTGGCTGCGGTTCTAGTGGAAGTATGA
- the nifJ gene encoding pyruvate:ferredoxin (flavodoxin) oxidoreductase, with protein sequence MSKKTMTVDGNTATSYVAYAMSEVAAIYPITPSSTMGEVCDDWAAAGRENIFGEKLLVRELQSEAGAAGAVHGSLAAGSLTTTFTASQGLLLMIPNMYKIAGELLPAVFHVSARALAAHALSIFGDHADVMAARQTGFALLASASVQEAHDMALVAHLATLKASLPFVHFFDGFRTSHEIQKIEVSDYDDMAALVDKDALAKFRTRSMNPEHPNIRGTAQNPDIYFQGREAANSYYNAVPGIVSEVMKQVAELTGREYNLFDYVGAADAERVIIAMGSGCETIEEVVNALVAKGEKVGLVKVRLYRPFVNEAVLAAIPASAKVVTVLDRTKEPGAAGDPLYLDVASACLEAGRSVKLLAGRYGLGSKEFNPAMVAAVFANMDADAPKNHFTVGIVDDVTNSSLPIDADFADTTPAGAIQCKFWGLGSDGTVGANKQAIKIIGDKTELYAQGYFAYDSKKSGGITISHLRFGPSPIQSTYLVTKPDYVACHNPSYVTMYDLLEGIKEGGTFLLNCAWDLDALETHLPASLKKTIASKKIKFYTIDAVSIAAGVGLGGRINMIMQTAFFKLANVIDFDQAVAYLKESIKKAYGKKGDKIVNMNIAAVDGAIANLKDVAYPAGWADLADETVNHADEPDYVKNVMRPILAQKGDTLPVSAFAADGTMPSGTSKYEKRGVAINVPEWVKDNCIQCNQCAFVCPHSAIVPVLATEEELAGAPGTFDTLEAKGKGLKGLKFRIQINTLDCLGCGNCADICPAKESALVMKPLATQTDSEVPNFDFADAISLKDDIMPRDSVKGSQFQKPLMEFSGACSGCGETPYVRVLTQLFGERMYIANATGCSSIWGASAPTTPYCTNKNGHGPAWGNSLFEDAAEFGYGMNMSVNQRRDYLAACMEKSLEGASGDLRDAMDGWLANKNDPEQSRVFGDKLKALLADTSDPALAEIASMSDLFTKKSVWIFGGDGWAYDIGYGGLDHVIASGEDVNVLVMDTEVYSNTGGQSSKATPTGAIAKFAASGKKTAKKDLARMAMTYGYVYVATVGMGANKQQMLKAFKEAESYPGPSIILAYAPCINQGIRKGMGKTQLETKLAVESGYWPLFRYNPLLALEGKNPFTLDSKAPNGSLQEFLAGENRYGLLEKIAPEESAKLRKAIEKEILSRFEILSLLAEHNPYDVSVSAESVATTDDTAVNPVCEVAETGEMARPESGEACDDGRAGK encoded by the coding sequence GTGTCCAAGAAGACGATGACAGTCGACGGCAACACCGCCACCTCATATGTGGCCTACGCCATGAGCGAAGTTGCCGCTATTTATCCCATCACTCCGTCCTCGACTATGGGCGAAGTTTGTGACGACTGGGCCGCCGCCGGCCGCGAGAACATTTTTGGTGAAAAACTGCTTGTTCGCGAACTCCAGTCTGAAGCCGGTGCCGCCGGTGCCGTTCACGGTTCTCTGGCTGCCGGATCGTTGACCACGACCTTCACGGCCTCTCAGGGCCTGCTCCTCATGATCCCCAATATGTACAAAATCGCCGGTGAATTGCTTCCCGCGGTTTTTCATGTTTCGGCTCGCGCTCTGGCTGCGCATGCCCTGTCGATCTTCGGTGACCATGCCGACGTCATGGCTGCTCGCCAGACTGGTTTTGCCTTGCTCGCGTCGGCTTCGGTGCAAGAAGCCCACGATATGGCGCTTGTTGCGCATTTGGCCACGCTGAAAGCAAGCCTGCCCTTCGTGCATTTCTTTGATGGATTCCGTACGTCTCACGAGATCCAAAAGATTGAAGTCTCCGACTATGATGATATGGCCGCACTTGTCGATAAAGACGCCTTGGCCAAATTCCGTACCCGCTCAATGAATCCGGAACATCCGAATATTCGCGGTACGGCGCAAAACCCCGATATTTACTTCCAAGGTCGCGAAGCTGCCAATTCGTATTACAACGCCGTGCCCGGCATCGTCTCCGAGGTGATGAAGCAGGTCGCCGAACTGACTGGTCGTGAATACAATTTGTTCGACTATGTTGGTGCTGCCGACGCTGAACGCGTGATCATCGCTATGGGCTCCGGTTGTGAAACCATTGAAGAAGTCGTCAATGCGCTGGTGGCCAAGGGCGAAAAAGTCGGTTTGGTTAAAGTGCGGTTGTACCGTCCTTTCGTCAACGAAGCCGTTCTCGCCGCCATCCCCGCGTCGGCCAAGGTTGTCACGGTGCTCGATCGCACGAAAGAACCCGGCGCCGCTGGCGATCCCTTGTACCTCGACGTTGCCTCGGCCTGCCTTGAAGCCGGCCGCTCGGTGAAGCTCCTTGCCGGCCGCTACGGCCTTGGCTCCAAAGAGTTCAACCCGGCCATGGTAGCCGCTGTTTTTGCCAACATGGATGCCGATGCACCGAAGAATCATTTCACCGTCGGTATCGTCGACGACGTGACAAACTCCTCGTTGCCCATTGATGCCGATTTCGCCGATACCACCCCGGCCGGTGCCATTCAGTGCAAGTTCTGGGGCCTGGGTTCCGACGGAACCGTTGGCGCGAACAAGCAGGCCATCAAGATCATCGGCGACAAGACCGAGCTCTATGCCCAGGGCTATTTTGCGTACGACTCCAAAAAGTCCGGTGGCATCACCATCTCGCACTTGCGTTTCGGACCGTCTCCCATTCAGTCCACCTACCTCGTCACCAAGCCCGATTATGTGGCCTGCCACAATCCGAGCTATGTGACCATGTATGACTTGCTTGAAGGCATCAAAGAGGGCGGAACATTCCTCCTTAACTGTGCTTGGGATCTCGACGCACTGGAAACACATCTGCCTGCTTCGCTGAAGAAGACTATCGCGTCCAAAAAGATCAAGTTCTACACCATCGATGCTGTGTCCATTGCCGCCGGTGTCGGCCTGGGTGGACGCATCAACATGATCATGCAGACCGCCTTCTTCAAATTGGCTAACGTCATCGATTTTGACCAGGCCGTTGCCTACCTGAAGGAATCTATCAAAAAAGCGTACGGCAAGAAGGGCGATAAAATTGTTAACATGAACATCGCCGCTGTTGACGGCGCTATCGCCAACCTCAAAGACGTGGCCTATCCCGCTGGCTGGGCTGATTTGGCTGATGAAACAGTCAACCACGCGGACGAACCCGACTACGTCAAAAACGTCATGCGCCCCATCTTGGCGCAGAAGGGCGATACACTCCCCGTTTCCGCCTTTGCCGCCGATGGCACCATGCCTTCGGGAACGTCCAAGTACGAAAAACGCGGTGTTGCCATCAATGTCCCCGAGTGGGTCAAAGACAACTGCATTCAGTGTAACCAATGTGCGTTTGTCTGCCCTCACAGCGCCATTGTGCCGGTCTTGGCAACGGAAGAAGAACTTGCCGGAGCGCCCGGTACGTTCGATACGCTGGAAGCCAAAGGCAAAGGCCTCAAGGGGCTCAAGTTCCGTATTCAGATCAATACGCTCGACTGCCTGGGTTGTGGTAACTGCGCCGACATCTGTCCGGCTAAAGAATCGGCCCTGGTTATGAAGCCTCTGGCAACTCAGACCGACAGTGAAGTCCCGAATTTCGACTTTGCCGATGCCATCTCCTTGAAAGACGACATCATGCCTCGCGATTCCGTGAAGGGCAGCCAGTTCCAGAAACCTCTCATGGAATTCTCGGGTGCCTGCTCGGGTTGCGGTGAAACCCCGTATGTTCGCGTGCTGACGCAACTCTTCGGGGAACGGATGTACATTGCCAACGCCACAGGATGCTCATCCATTTGGGGTGCTTCCGCTCCCACCACGCCGTACTGCACCAACAAAAATGGTCACGGCCCGGCCTGGGGCAACTCTTTGTTCGAAGATGCCGCTGAATTTGGCTACGGCATGAACATGTCTGTCAATCAGCGTCGCGATTACTTGGCAGCCTGCATGGAAAAATCCTTGGAAGGCGCCTCCGGTGACCTGCGTGACGCCATGGATGGATGGTTGGCCAATAAGAACGATCCGGAACAGTCCCGTGTCTTTGGTGACAAGCTTAAAGCGTTGTTGGCCGACACCAGCGATCCGGCTTTGGCTGAAATAGCTTCCATGTCCGATCTCTTCACCAAGAAATCCGTCTGGATTTTCGGTGGTGACGGCTGGGCCTACGATATCGGCTACGGCGGACTGGATCACGTCATTGCTTCGGGTGAAGACGTCAACGTTCTGGTCATGGACACGGAAGTGTACTCCAACACAGGTGGGCAGTCCTCCAAAGCCACGCCGACCGGCGCGATCGCCAAGTTTGCCGCATCGGGCAAAAAGACCGCGAAAAAAGATCTCGCCCGCATGGCCATGACCTACGGCTATGTCTATGTGGCGACAGTTGGCATGGGCGCCAATAAGCAGCAGATGCTCAAGGCCTTCAAAGAAGCTGAATCTTACCCCGGACCGTCCATTATCCTGGCGTACGCCCCCTGCATCAACCAGGGGATTCGCAAGGGAATGGGTAAAACTCAGCTTGAAACCAAGCTGGCCGTGGAATCCGGCTACTGGCCGCTGTTCCGCTACAATCCGCTGCTTGCTCTTGAAGGTAAAAATCCGTTCACGCTCGATTCCAAAGCCCCCAACGGCTCCCTTCAGGAATTCCTGGCTGGGGAAAACCGCTACGGCCTCTTGGAAAAAATAGCTCCTGAGGAATCGGCCAAACTGCGTAAAGCGATTGAGAAGGAAATTCTCAGCCGTTTTGAAATTCTTTCGCTGCTGGCCGAACACAATCCTTATGACGTCTCGGTTTCGGCTGAATCGGTCGCAACCACCGACGATACCGCGGTGAATCCGGTGTGTGAAGTCGCGGAAACTGGGGAAATGGCCCGTCCAGAATCAGGTGAAGCCTGTGACGATGGTCGAGCCGGAAAGTAA
- a CDS encoding L-lactate permease, which yields MSIGVLALIAFVPIVLALILMSGMRWPATKAMPLAWLVTAIFGMVFWKMDIGFVLASTLSGFGTAFNVLIIVFGAIIILYTLRDSGAMETINCGFHGISRDRRIQVLIIAFVFAAFIEGAAGFGTPAAIAAPLLLSLGFPALAAAMVCLILNSMPVTFGAVGTPILLGLTPLKTVLTEAIASGTSMNVASVEQFMFLVGKWSATFHLVMIYILPLFTICFMTRFFGQNKKWSEGFGALKFSLFASTAFGVPYIITAYVFGVEFPSLLGGLIGLGIVVSAAKKGLFLPKDVWDFGPQSNWEAEWTGEISSEDNCEYKAHMSQFMAWLPYILIGVLLVLTRLNTLPFKGWVTSLSLTWSHILGYDTVSYNIKPLYLPGTIPFTLVAILTIFLHRMKPEKVKAAWGDSIKRMKNPTIALLFSVALVAIFRQSANNSIGIPSMPLCMAQAVAGIAGSTWPMFASFVGALGSFITGSNTVSDLLFAEFQYGVASNLGLPHQIVVALQAVGGAMGNMVCIHNIVAASATVGLVGMEGVIIRRNAIPLVLYGLVVGIMGLIFCYVLFPGIF from the coding sequence ATGTCAATCGGTGTGCTTGCTCTGATCGCTTTCGTACCCATCGTCTTAGCGCTTATCCTTATGTCGGGCATGCGTTGGCCCGCAACCAAAGCCATGCCGCTGGCATGGTTGGTGACGGCAATTTTTGGTATGGTGTTTTGGAAAATGGACATTGGCTTCGTTCTCGCCTCCACCTTGAGCGGATTCGGAACAGCCTTTAACGTCCTCATCATTGTTTTCGGTGCGATTATCATTCTCTACACTCTACGCGACTCAGGCGCGATGGAAACCATTAACTGCGGATTTCACGGCATCTCCCGTGACCGCCGAATCCAGGTACTCATCATCGCCTTCGTCTTCGCCGCGTTCATTGAAGGCGCCGCCGGTTTCGGTACCCCGGCCGCCATCGCTGCTCCGCTGTTGCTTTCTCTTGGTTTCCCGGCCCTTGCCGCGGCCATGGTTTGTCTGATTCTCAACTCTATGCCGGTTACCTTTGGTGCGGTCGGTACGCCTATCTTACTTGGCCTCACCCCGCTGAAGACCGTTTTGACGGAAGCCATTGCTTCGGGAACGTCCATGAATGTCGCCAGCGTGGAACAATTCATGTTCCTCGTCGGGAAATGGTCTGCCACCTTCCACTTGGTCATGATTTACATTTTGCCCTTGTTCACCATTTGTTTCATGACCCGCTTTTTCGGTCAGAATAAAAAGTGGTCTGAAGGCTTTGGCGCGCTGAAGTTCTCGTTGTTCGCCTCTACGGCATTCGGTGTTCCCTACATTATTACGGCATACGTTTTCGGTGTGGAGTTTCCCTCGCTGCTCGGTGGCCTGATTGGTTTGGGTATCGTTGTTTCGGCGGCTAAAAAAGGTCTGTTTCTGCCTAAAGACGTTTGGGATTTCGGTCCGCAATCGAACTGGGAAGCTGAATGGACCGGTGAAATTTCCAGTGAAGATAATTGCGAATACAAAGCCCACATGAGCCAGTTCATGGCATGGTTGCCGTACATCCTCATCGGTGTCCTGCTTGTTCTTACGCGTTTGAATACCCTGCCCTTCAAAGGCTGGGTTACTTCGCTTTCGCTCACCTGGAGCCATATCCTGGGTTACGACACGGTCAGCTACAATATCAAACCGCTGTATCTCCCCGGAACCATTCCTTTTACGCTGGTTGCCATTCTGACCATTTTCCTGCACCGCATGAAACCTGAAAAAGTCAAGGCTGCCTGGGGCGATTCCATTAAGCGCATGAAAAACCCCACCATCGCGTTGCTTTTCTCCGTCGCCCTGGTTGCGATTTTTCGACAGAGCGCCAACAACAGCATCGGTATCCCCTCCATGCCACTGTGTATGGCCCAAGCGGTTGCTGGTATTGCCGGGAGCACCTGGCCGATGTTTGCTTCCTTTGTCGGCGCACTCGGTTCGTTCATCACTGGCTCCAACACGGTTTCCGACTTGCTCTTTGCTGAATTTCAGTACGGTGTGGCCAGTAACCTTGGCTTGCCCCATCAGATTGTTGTTGCTTTGCAGGCTGTTGGCGGCGCCATGGGTAACATGGTTTGTATCCACAACATCGTTGCCGCATCGGCTACCGTTGGTTTGGTAGGTATGGAAGGCGTCATTATTCGACGCAACGCCATTCCGTTGGTGCTCTACGGTCTTGTTGTCGGCATTATGGGTTTGATCTTCTGTTACGTCCTTTTCCCTGGTATCTTCTAA
- a CDS encoding FAD-binding oxidoreductase has product MLSDALKKDFAAIVGEQNVMTEEADLHAYSYDAAPLDQRVPGFALRPTSREQLGKCVKLCNENGFPITVRGSGTNLSGGTIPSKGGAVILTNALNKILEINEEDLYAVVEPGVITAPFAAEVAKRGLFYPPDPGSQTVSTLGGNVAENAGGLRGLKYGVTKDYVMGVDFFDVNGELVKTGSKTVKCVTGYNLSGLMVASEGTLGVFEKITLKLVPPPQTAKSMMAVFDDVMSASRTVAAIIAAKIVPATLEFMDNFTIRTVENFRKAGLPVEAQAMLLIEVDGHPGQVEDEAAMVEDICKKNGAKSVSVAKDAAERNKVWQARRDALPALAKLKPTCVLEDATVPRSKIPAMMEALDKIAKRYDLTIGTFGHAGDGNLHPTILTDKRNHDEWVRVEEAIDAIFDEALALGGTLSGEHGIGIAKSKYMEQETSRATIEYCRRMKSVLDPKGILNPGKILGPLLAE; this is encoded by the coding sequence ATGCTGAGTGATGCTCTGAAAAAAGATTTTGCTGCCATCGTGGGCGAACAGAATGTCATGACCGAGGAAGCCGACCTGCACGCATATTCTTATGATGCCGCCCCTTTGGATCAACGTGTTCCCGGCTTTGCCCTGCGTCCCACCAGCCGCGAGCAGTTGGGGAAATGCGTTAAGCTGTGCAACGAGAACGGCTTTCCCATCACGGTACGTGGTTCGGGGACGAACCTGTCCGGTGGCACCATCCCGTCCAAAGGTGGCGCTGTTATCTTGACGAATGCGCTGAATAAAATTCTCGAGATCAACGAAGAAGATCTCTACGCTGTTGTTGAACCCGGCGTTATAACGGCCCCCTTTGCCGCTGAAGTGGCGAAACGTGGTCTGTTCTATCCTCCTGATCCAGGTTCACAGACCGTGTCTACCCTCGGCGGTAACGTTGCGGAAAACGCTGGTGGATTGCGTGGTCTTAAATATGGGGTCACGAAAGATTATGTCATGGGCGTGGACTTCTTCGACGTCAATGGCGAGTTGGTGAAAACCGGTTCCAAAACCGTGAAGTGCGTGACGGGATACAACCTTTCCGGGCTTATGGTGGCTTCCGAAGGAACGCTTGGGGTTTTTGAAAAGATCACCCTCAAACTCGTTCCTCCTCCGCAAACCGCTAAGTCCATGATGGCCGTCTTCGACGACGTCATGAGCGCTTCGCGCACTGTTGCCGCCATCATTGCCGCGAAGATCGTGCCGGCGACGTTGGAATTTATGGATAATTTTACTATTCGCACGGTTGAAAATTTCCGGAAAGCCGGGCTTCCCGTTGAAGCGCAGGCCATGCTGCTCATTGAAGTCGATGGCCACCCCGGACAGGTGGAAGACGAAGCCGCCATGGTGGAAGATATCTGTAAAAAGAACGGTGCAAAAAGTGTTTCCGTGGCCAAAGATGCGGCTGAACGCAACAAAGTATGGCAAGCGCGCCGCGATGCCTTGCCGGCGTTGGCTAAGCTGAAACCTACCTGCGTGCTTGAAGACGCCACTGTTCCCCGTTCCAAGATTCCGGCCATGATGGAAGCTTTGGACAAGATTGCCAAACGCTATGATCTCACTATCGGCACGTTCGGCCATGCTGGCGACGGCAATCTGCATCCGACCATTTTAACGGATAAACGCAACCATGACGAATGGGTTCGCGTCGAAGAAGCCATTGACGCCATTTTTGACGAAGCACTGGCGCTCGGTGGAACGCTTTCGGGTGAACATGGCATCGGTATCGCCAAGTCCAAGTACATGGAACAAGAAACGAGCCGGGCGACAATTGAATATTGCCGCAGAATGAAGTCCGTCCTCGATCCCAAGGGTATCCTCAATCCCGGCAAAATCCTGGGCCCACTTTTGGCCGAGTAG
- a CDS encoding (Fe-S)-binding protein, translating into MADVKRLAMMMKELDDQLVNCMRCGMCQAVCPVFKQTGRETDVTRGKLALLDGLASEMFTEPEKVNKLINKCLMCGTCEANCPSGVKVTDIFFKARAILTGYFGMSSVQRLAFQKLLTNPTLFNSLVSVASKFQGLFTKEANETLGTSCARFQAPLVGDRHFKKLAQTPFHADVPKRMTKPGASGVTVAFYPGCVVDKMFPEVGHACLKVFDYHGVGVFMPENMACCGIPGLSSGEHEGFEELVRENLDLFDGVEFDYLVTPCATCASTIKKLWPEYSRPYDKRRALQLAPKVMDITQFLVDVVGVKAVDKQAGIPAVTWHDPCHLRNSMGVTTQPRTLLAATKTYEYVEMADAASCCGCGGSFTVKFPEMSTAIGEAKAQNVIDSQANVVATGCPACMMQLSDQLSRKGAKTPVRHAVELYAETLSS; encoded by the coding sequence ATGGCTGATGTAAAACGACTTGCAATGATGATGAAAGAGCTGGACGACCAGCTTGTCAACTGCATGCGATGCGGCATGTGTCAGGCTGTGTGTCCGGTCTTCAAGCAGACCGGTCGTGAAACGGATGTCACTCGCGGTAAGCTGGCATTATTGGATGGTCTGGCTTCGGAAATGTTCACTGAGCCGGAAAAGGTGAACAAGCTCATCAATAAATGTTTGATGTGTGGTACGTGTGAAGCCAACTGTCCCAGTGGCGTCAAAGTGACGGATATTTTCTTTAAAGCACGGGCTATTCTCACCGGATACTTTGGAATGTCTTCGGTTCAGCGTTTGGCTTTCCAAAAGTTGTTGACCAACCCGACGTTGTTCAACAGCCTGGTGAGCGTAGCATCCAAGTTTCAGGGGCTTTTTACCAAGGAAGCCAACGAAACCTTGGGCACATCGTGCGCTCGCTTTCAGGCTCCCCTCGTCGGTGACCGTCATTTTAAGAAGTTGGCCCAGACGCCGTTTCATGCCGACGTTCCCAAACGGATGACAAAGCCTGGTGCGTCTGGGGTCACAGTGGCATTCTATCCGGGATGCGTGGTGGATAAGATGTTTCCCGAAGTTGGTCACGCCTGTCTGAAAGTGTTTGATTATCACGGCGTTGGGGTCTTCATGCCTGAAAATATGGCGTGCTGTGGTATTCCCGGATTGTCATCCGGCGAACACGAAGGATTTGAGGAGCTTGTCCGGGAAAACCTGGATTTGTTCGACGGTGTCGAGTTTGACTATCTCGTTACCCCCTGCGCAACCTGCGCTTCTACCATCAAAAAACTCTGGCCTGAATACTCCCGACCCTATGACAAGCGTCGCGCCTTGCAGCTTGCGCCCAAGGTGATGGATATTACGCAATTCTTGGTGGATGTCGTTGGCGTCAAAGCTGTGGACAAACAGGCTGGTATACCCGCTGTTACCTGGCATGACCCTTGCCATTTACGGAATTCCATGGGCGTTACGACGCAACCTCGCACTCTTTTGGCTGCGACGAAGACGTATGAGTATGTAGAAATGGCAGATGCCGCGTCATGCTGTGGTTGCGGCGGCAGCTTCACCGTTAAATTTCCAGAGATGTCAACGGCGATTGGTGAGGCTAAAGCGCAGAATGTCATCGATTCACAGGCCAATGTCGTGGCCACAGGCTGTCCTGCGTGCATGATGCAGTTGAGTGATCAACTCTCGCGAAAGGGAGCGAAAACTCCTGTTCGTCACGCCGTGGAACTTTATGCCGAAACCCTGAGCTCGTAA